From Styela clava chromosome 6, kaStyClav1.hap1.2, whole genome shotgun sequence, one genomic window encodes:
- the LOC120330893 gene encoding uncharacterized protein LOC120330893, with translation MFQKISICISNVNCFFLLKSINSQQNLRHYSITCLLNLREMARCPPDCKVYVGNLGQNGSRDELEREFGRYGKLRNVWVARNPPGFAFVEFENPRDASDSVKSLDGRTICGERARVEIAKGQQGGGRGRGGRGRFGGRGGFGGGGGRDGYRDGGHRGHNDYNTSYRRRSRSPRRYSRSRSRSRDNDDNHRSKDGSASPRSRSSTPKQYRNKNSRDSRSPSPVNNRDKSVSPEPRKRRSSSRSSDRD, from the exons ATGTTccagaaaatttcaatttgtatttCTAATgtgaactgtttttttttactcaaATCGATTAACTCCCAGCAAAATCTgcgccattacagcattacttgCCTATTAAATTTGAGAGAAATGGCTCGCTGTCCACCTGATTGCAAAGTTTATGTTGGAAATCTCGGACAAAACGGTTCAAGAGATGAATTGGAACGAGAGTTCGGTCGTTACGGAAAATTAAGAAATGTGTGGGTTGCTCGAAATCCTCCAGGATTTGCTTTTGTTGAATTTGAGAACCCACGAGATGCGTCAGATTCTGTGAAATCATTGGATGGAAG AACGATATGTGGTGAACGTGCAAGAGTGGAAATTGCAAAAGGACAACAAGGTGGTGGCCGAGGACGAGGTGGTCGTGGAAGATTTGGAGGCAGAGGAGGATTTGGTGGAGGGGGTGGAAGAGATGGTTATCGAGATGGTGGACATCGGGGACACAATGACTACAATACATCTTATAGAAGAAG GTCAAGGAGTCCGAGAAGATATTCAAGGAGCAGAAGTCGCAGTAGAGATAATGATGATAATCACAG ATCTAAGGATGGTAGTGCATCCCCAAGGAGTCGCAGCAGTACACCAAAGCAGTACCGAAATAAGAATAGCag GGATTCCAGATCGCCATCTCCTGTCAACAATAGGGACAAGTCGGTAAGCCCAGAACCAAGGAAGCGAAGGAGTAGCAGTAGATCATCAGACCGTGACTAA
- the LOC120330892 gene encoding uncharacterized protein LOC120330892: MSRPLECKVYVGNLGSQGSKSELERVFGFYGPLTNVWVARKPPGFAFVEFETEKDARDAVKALDGRTVCGVRARVELSSGMSRRGGHNGGGGGGGGGYRGSHGGRDDYYDRRRSYRSRSRSRSPHRRYSRSRSRSRDRTRRSRRSRSRSSETRRRSPEERSRSRSPSPKAEHSRSPSPGNRRRSCSKSRSRSYD; encoded by the exons ATGTCGCGCCCTTTGGAGTGTAAAGTTTACGTTGGCAACCTGGGATCTCAGGGTTCTAAAAGTGAGCTTGAGCGAGTTTTTGGTTTCTATGGACCATTGACAAACGTCTGGGTTGCTCGAAAACCTCCTGGTTTTGCATTTGTTGAATTTGAAACGGAAAAAGATGCACGTGATGCTGTGAAAGCGCTTGATGGAAG GACTGTATGTGGTGTGAGAGCTCGTGTTGAGTTATCCAGTGGAATGTCCAGAAGGGGAGGACATAATGGTGGCGGAGGGGGTGGAGGAGGAGGTTATCGTGGTAGTCATGGTGGAAGGGATGATTATTATGACCGGAGAAGAAG TTATAGGTCCAGGTCCAGATCAAGAAGTCCACATAGAAGATATTCACGAAGTCGCAGCCGAAGCAGAGATCGTACCAGGAGAAGTAGAAG AAGTCGTTCAAGATCAAGTGAAACTAGAAGACGAAGCCCAGAGGAACGCAG CCGCAGTCGGTCACCATCTCCCAAAGCTGAACATTCCAGATCACCTAGTCCTGGAAACAGAAGAAGAAGTTGTAGCAAAAGTAGAAGCAGATCATATGATTGA